A genomic window from Cucumis melo cultivar AY chromosome 8, USDA_Cmelo_AY_1.0, whole genome shotgun sequence includes:
- the LOC103486047 gene encoding pentatricopeptide repeat-containing protein At3g49710 isoform X1, producing MHQFSSLLQSFRKILKTCIAQRDLRTGKSLHALYIKSFVPTSTYLSNHFLLLYSKCRRLSAARRVFDHTHDCNVFSFNTLISAYAKESYVEVARKLFDEMPQPDSVSYNTLIAAYAQLGDTQPAFQLFLEMREAFLDMDGFTLSGIITACGVNVALITQLHALSVVTGLDSYVSVGNTLITCYSKNGFLKEARRIFHWLSEDRDEVSWNSMVVAYMQHREGSKALELYLEMTVRGLIVDIFTLASVLTAFTNVQDLLGGLQFHAKLIKSGYHQNCHVGSGLIDLYSKCGGCMLDCRKVFEEICNPDLVLWNTMISGYSLYEDLSNEALECFRQLQRVGHRPDDCSLVCVISACSNMSSPSQGRQVHGLALKLDIPSNRISVNNALIAMYSKCGNLRDAKTLFDTMPEHNIVSYNSMIAGYAQHGIGFQSLHLFQRMLEMGFTPTNITFISVLAACAHTGRVEDGKIYFNMMKQKFGIEPEAGHFSCMIDLLSRAGKLNEAERLIETIPFDPGSFFWSALLGACRIHGNVELAVKAANRLLQLDPSNAAPYVMLANIYSDNGRLQDAASVRKLMRDRGVKKKPGCSWIEVNRRIHIFVAEDTFHPMIKKIQEYLEEMIRKIKKVGYTPEVRSALVGDDDRVTQREEELRLGYHSEKLAVSFGLMSTREGEPILVFKNLRICVDCHNAIRYISEVVKREITVRDSHRFHCFKDGQCSCGGYW from the coding sequence ATGCATCAATTCTCCTCTCTTCTTCAAAGCTTTCGAAAAATTCTGAAAACATGTATTGCCCAGAGAGACCTCCGTACTGGAAAGTCCCTCCATGCTTTGTATATCAAGTCCTTCGTCCCCACATCCACCTACCTCTCAAACCACTTCCTTCTTCTTTACTCCAAATGCCGTCGACTTTCCGCTGCTCGCCGGGTCTTCGATCACACCCACGATTGCAATGTCTTTTCCTTCAACACCCTTATTTCTGCCTACGCGAAGGAATCGTATGTTGAAGTTGCACGCAAactgtttgatgaaatgccccAACCAGACTCTGTTTCGTATAATACTCTCATTGCTGCATATGCGCAACTTGGGGACACTCAGCCTGCTTTTCAGTTGTTTCTTGAGATGAGAGAGGCTTTTCTTGACATGGACGGGTTCACTCTTTCTGGTATAATTACTGCTTGTGGTGTTAATGTTGCTTTGATAACGCAGTTGCATGCATTGAGTGTTGTGACTGGGTTAGATTCTTATGTGTCTGTTGGTAATACACTCATTACATGTTACAGCAAAAATGGATTTTTGAAGGAGGCCCGACGGATATTTCATTGGTTGAGTGAAGATAGAGATGAAGTATCGTGGAATTCGATGGTTGTGGCATATATGCAGCATCGTGAGGGCTCTAAGGCTCTAGAATTGTACTTGGAGATGACTGTTAGGGGCTTGATCGTTGACATTTTTACTTTAGCAAGCGTCTTGACCGCATTTACAAATGTACAGGACTTGTTAGGCGGGCTCCAGTTTCATGCCAAATTGATAAAGTCTGGGTACCATCAGAATTGTCATGTGGGCAGTGGTTTGATTGATTTGTACTCAAAATGTGGTGGCTGTATGTTGGATTGTAGAAAAGTTTTTGAAGAGATATGTAACCCGGACTTGGTCCTTTGGAATACAATGATTTCAGGATACTCCCTTTATGAGGACTTATCCAATGAAGCTCTGGAATGTTTTCGGCAGCTACAACGTGTTGGCCACCGTCCTGATGATTGCAGCCTCGTTTGCGTAATAAGTGCTTGTTCAAATATGTCGTCGCCCTCTCAAGGTAGACAAGTTCATGGATTAGCTTTGAAATTGGACATCCCTTCCAATAGAATATCAGTAAATAATGCTCTGAttgctatgtactcaaaatgtGGAAATCTAAGGGACGCAAAAACGTTGTTCGATACAATGCCAGAGCATAATATAGTATCATATAATTCAATGATTGCAGGCTATGCACAACATGGGATTGGTTTCCAATCACTTCATCTTTTTCAGAGGATGCTAGAGATGGGCTTTACCCCTACAAACATAACGTTTATTTCAGTACTTGCTGCCTGTGCACACACCGGAAGAGTTGAAGATGGTAAGATTTACTTCAATATGATGAAGCAGAAGTTTGGCATTGAACCCGAAGCAGGGCACTTCTCATGCATGATAGACCTTTTGAGTCGAGCAGGCAAGTTGAACGAGGCTGAGCGGCTGATTGAGACGATCCCATTTGACCCTGGCTCCTTTTTTTGGTCTGCATTGCTTGGGGCCTGTCGAATACATGGGAATGTGGAGCTAGCTGTCAAAGCAGCAAACCGTTTGCTTCAGCTGGATCCTTCAAACGCTGCGCCTTATGTCATGTTGGCAAATATCTATTCTGACAATGGGAGATTGCAAGATGCTGCAAGTGTAAGAAAACTTATGCGAGACCGAGGCGTGAAGAAGAAACCTGGTTGTAGCTGGATTGAAGTAAACAGGAGAATACATATTTTTGTGGCCGAAGATACTTTCCACCCAATGATAAAGAAGATTCAGGAATACCTGGAGGAGATGATTAGAAAGATAAAGAAAGTGGGATATACTCCGGAGGTGAGGTCAGCATTGGTAGGGGACGACGATAGAGTAACGCAAAGAGAGGAGGAGTTAAGGTTAGGATATCATAGTGAGAAGTTAGCTGTTTCATTTGGTCTCATGTCTACTAGAGAAGGTGAGCCAATACTGGTATTTAAAAATCTAAGGATATGTGTAGATTGTCACAATGCAATCAGGTATATCTCTGAGGTTGTCAAGAGGGAAATTACCGTCAGAGATTCCCACAGATTTCACTGCTTCAAGGACGGGCAATGCTCTTGTGGTGGTTATTGGTGA
- the LOC103486047 gene encoding pentatricopeptide repeat-containing protein At3g49710 isoform X2 has protein sequence MHQFSSLLQSFRKILKTCIAQRDLRTGKSLHALYIKSFVPTSTYLSNHFLLLYSKCRRLSAARRVFDHTHDCNVFSFNTLISAYAKESYVEVARKLFDEMPQPDSVSYNTLIAAYAQLGDTQPAFQLFLEMREAFLDMDGFTLSGIITACGVNVALITQLHALSVVTGLDSYVSVGNTLITCYSKNGFLKEARRIFHWLSEDRDEVSWNSMVVAYMQHREGSKALELYLEMTVRGLIVDIFTLASVLTAFTNVQDLLGGLQFHAKLIKSGYHQNCHVGSGLIDLYSKCGGCMLDCRKVFEEICNPDLVLWNTMISGYSLYEDLSNEALECFRQLQRVGHRPDDCSLVCVISACSNMSSPSQGYAQHGIGFQSLHLFQRMLEMGFTPTNITFISVLAACAHTGRVEDGKIYFNMMKQKFGIEPEAGHFSCMIDLLSRAGKLNEAERLIETIPFDPGSFFWSALLGACRIHGNVELAVKAANRLLQLDPSNAAPYVMLANIYSDNGRLQDAASVRKLMRDRGVKKKPGCSWIEVNRRIHIFVAEDTFHPMIKKIQEYLEEMIRKIKKVGYTPEVRSALVGDDDRVTQREEELRLGYHSEKLAVSFGLMSTREGEPILVFKNLRICVDCHNAIRYISEVVKREITVRDSHRFHCFKDGQCSCGGYW, from the exons ATGCATCAATTCTCCTCTCTTCTTCAAAGCTTTCGAAAAATTCTGAAAACATGTATTGCCCAGAGAGACCTCCGTACTGGAAAGTCCCTCCATGCTTTGTATATCAAGTCCTTCGTCCCCACATCCACCTACCTCTCAAACCACTTCCTTCTTCTTTACTCCAAATGCCGTCGACTTTCCGCTGCTCGCCGGGTCTTCGATCACACCCACGATTGCAATGTCTTTTCCTTCAACACCCTTATTTCTGCCTACGCGAAGGAATCGTATGTTGAAGTTGCACGCAAactgtttgatgaaatgccccAACCAGACTCTGTTTCGTATAATACTCTCATTGCTGCATATGCGCAACTTGGGGACACTCAGCCTGCTTTTCAGTTGTTTCTTGAGATGAGAGAGGCTTTTCTTGACATGGACGGGTTCACTCTTTCTGGTATAATTACTGCTTGTGGTGTTAATGTTGCTTTGATAACGCAGTTGCATGCATTGAGTGTTGTGACTGGGTTAGATTCTTATGTGTCTGTTGGTAATACACTCATTACATGTTACAGCAAAAATGGATTTTTGAAGGAGGCCCGACGGATATTTCATTGGTTGAGTGAAGATAGAGATGAAGTATCGTGGAATTCGATGGTTGTGGCATATATGCAGCATCGTGAGGGCTCTAAGGCTCTAGAATTGTACTTGGAGATGACTGTTAGGGGCTTGATCGTTGACATTTTTACTTTAGCAAGCGTCTTGACCGCATTTACAAATGTACAGGACTTGTTAGGCGGGCTCCAGTTTCATGCCAAATTGATAAAGTCTGGGTACCATCAGAATTGTCATGTGGGCAGTGGTTTGATTGATTTGTACTCAAAATGTGGTGGCTGTATGTTGGATTGTAGAAAAGTTTTTGAAGAGATATGTAACCCGGACTTGGTCCTTTGGAATACAATGATTTCAGGATACTCCCTTTATGAGGACTTATCCAATGAAGCTCTGGAATGTTTTCGGCAGCTACAACGTGTTGGCCACCGTCCTGATGATTGCAGCCTCGTTTGCGTAATAAGTGCTTGTTCAAATATGTCGTCGCCCTCTCAAG GCTATGCACAACATGGGATTGGTTTCCAATCACTTCATCTTTTTCAGAGGATGCTAGAGATGGGCTTTACCCCTACAAACATAACGTTTATTTCAGTACTTGCTGCCTGTGCACACACCGGAAGAGTTGAAGATGGTAAGATTTACTTCAATATGATGAAGCAGAAGTTTGGCATTGAACCCGAAGCAGGGCACTTCTCATGCATGATAGACCTTTTGAGTCGAGCAGGCAAGTTGAACGAGGCTGAGCGGCTGATTGAGACGATCCCATTTGACCCTGGCTCCTTTTTTTGGTCTGCATTGCTTGGGGCCTGTCGAATACATGGGAATGTGGAGCTAGCTGTCAAAGCAGCAAACCGTTTGCTTCAGCTGGATCCTTCAAACGCTGCGCCTTATGTCATGTTGGCAAATATCTATTCTGACAATGGGAGATTGCAAGATGCTGCAAGTGTAAGAAAACTTATGCGAGACCGAGGCGTGAAGAAGAAACCTGGTTGTAGCTGGATTGAAGTAAACAGGAGAATACATATTTTTGTGGCCGAAGATACTTTCCACCCAATGATAAAGAAGATTCAGGAATACCTGGAGGAGATGATTAGAAAGATAAAGAAAGTGGGATATACTCCGGAGGTGAGGTCAGCATTGGTAGGGGACGACGATAGAGTAACGCAAAGAGAGGAGGAGTTAAGGTTAGGATATCATAGTGAGAAGTTAGCTGTTTCATTTGGTCTCATGTCTACTAGAGAAGGTGAGCCAATACTGGTATTTAAAAATCTAAGGATATGTGTAGATTGTCACAATGCAATCAGGTATATCTCTGAGGTTGTCAAGAGGGAAATTACCGTCAGAGATTCCCACAGATTTCACTGCTTCAAGGACGGGCAATGCTCTTGTGGTGGTTATTGGTGA